DNA from Papio anubis isolate 15944 chromosome 1, Panubis1.0, whole genome shotgun sequence:
aaaaaaaaaaagttctcatctGAATCTGCACTGCGGTTCCTCAGTGACACTGCCTTTTCCTGGTTGGCTCCTGCTCAAACAGTGACTCTGAAGTTCTCTCCACCCTCttcaccacccccaaccccaacatCCCCTCCCTCTGcactcacctcccacccccagcacCACTGTCTGCAGAAGACTTAGCCTCCTCCCTTCGTGACAAGGCGAGAGCCCGTGACAGGAGCCCTTCACCACGGCTCCCACCAAATCTATCCTACCTTACTCCTGCTTGGCCAGTGGCCTTGGCAAGCCAGCAGAGGAATTTGGACTTTGTCCTCAGGACACTGGAAAACATGGAAAGACTTTCACCAGGGGAGTAGGATACTGTGGCCAGAATAGAATTTGGGACttgctggctgctgtgtggagccAGGGATTGGccttagaagaaaaagaatgagaagaaatggCCAAACAGCCCGTCTCGGCTGGCCACCGAGGGACAAGAAGCAGCTGGCCCAGCTAGAGAGTTTGGGAAGAGTATCCCAGAAAGAAGGAATAGCACAAAGAAGGGTCCAGACCTGGAAATCTAAACTGGCATTAGATGAAGGAAAAGGCCAAAACGGGGGCTGATGGAGAGATAGCGTAGCCTGGTCTGGACCTAGAGGCTCCCCTCGGATGGTGTGAGGTGGAGAGAGGGACTTGACACATGTTCCTCCTGGGTTTAACAGTCAAACTCTAGATTCTAAGCCATGTCTCTTCATATCTGAGACTGGAAGAATGTGCTCTAGAAACTGCCaaatctaggctgggcgcggtggctcacacctgtaatcccagcactttgggaggctgaggcgggcagatcacaaggtcaggagttcaagaccagcctggccaacatggtgaaatcccatctctactaaaaatacaaaaatcagctgggcatggtggcgggcacctgtaatcccagctactcgggaggctgaggcaggagaatcgcttgaacccaggaggtggaggtttcagtgaggcgagaccatgccactgcactccagcctggcaacagagcgagactcggtctcaaaaaaaaaaaaaaaaaaaaaactgccaaatcTGGTCCAGTCCAGGTGGTCCTCACATCACATCCAGTCACATCTCACAGGAGACCTCGGGCCTCTGGACACTCAGGTCTCCTTTGAAGGAGCTTCCTCCAGGCCCCAAGGGACCCGCACATGCCCTGTCATACTCAGCTCATGCAGGAGCACAAGGACAGGGGCTGCCTTTCTGCCTTCTGCAGGGGTCCTGTGAGACTCCCCTGGGCATAGCCCTGGCAGCCACCCCAGATACCTGGAGGGCAACAGAAGCTGAGGGCCAGGCTCAGCCAGGGACGGGACACACcagctctaccctcatgacctgcTCTCCAAAACCTGGACCTTGTACCCTGAGACTTCTCAGCCCCTATTCACTGTAGAGGGTGAAGGTGGGAGGACCCAGCCCAGGCAAGATGAGAGTCCAACAGCCAAGAGGGTCCTTCTCTGAGTCTATTTCATTGTTACTTCAAGGTGAGATAACGGTGTTATTGTGGAGTGAGGTGAGCAAATTGCAGTGAACTTGTTTGAGCCTCATCTTCTCAATCTATAACATAGATTAAGCAGGGCTGTTGTAAGAAAATGTTagaacagccgggcgcggtggcccacgcctgtaatcccagcactttgggaggtcaaggcaggcggatcacttgaggtcagaagttcaagaccagactggccaccatggtgaaaccccgtctctactaaaaatacaaaaaacttagctgggcgtgatggtgcatgcctgtaatcccagctactcaggaggctgaggcaggaaaatcacttgaacccaggagggtggaggttgcagtgagctgagatcgcaccattgcactccagcctgggtgacagagcaagacttccgtctcaaaaaaaaaaaaaaaaaagtgctagaaCAACATCAGTACTATTATTCTACAGCATCAGAGATTCTAATTCAAATCCTTTGCTGTCCTGACCAGATCTTCCAACCTAAGTCATGAGAAAGAGACAGTCAAATCCCCAGCGGGAAGggaatgaggaggaaggagaccaGCAAGTCACTCCCTCAGGACGAACACTGTTACCTCTTATGAGGAGCTGTTGCCCTCAGGGTGCCCACAGGGATATCACTAACACTGCAGAGCACTTGCTCCGCTCAGTTCCACTTGACATAGACTCATTTCATCCTGCtaacaaccttatgaggtaaGCACTGTTTTAATCCCCATTTCACTGAGAAGTTGGGGCGctgagaggctaagtaacttgcccaaggcctcCCAGCATATACATGGCCGAGCCAGGATTTAAATTCAGGTAACATGTACCCTCAACTCACTTTGCCAGTCTGCTAGGAAATTGCTggagtttcctttttctttttttttttttcctgagacggagtctctctctgtcacctaggctggagtgcagtggtgccatctcagctcactgcaagctccacctcccaggttcacatcattctcctgcctcagcctcctgagtagctgggactacaggcacccgccaccacacccagctgatgttttgtattttcagtagagacaggtttcaccgtgttagccaggatggtctcaatctcctgacctcgtgatccgcccgcctcagcctcccgaagtgctgggattacaggcgtgagccgccgcgcccggccaactgctGGAGTTTCTTAATCGTCATGTTGGTGGCTTTGTGGGACTCCATCTTTGGCCTCCACACAGTGCAAGGGATGTTGCCTTGCCTTTGAGGCAGCAGGATGAGACAGTGGGTGGCTGGGTTGGGATTCCCAAGGCAGAGTAGGTAGTGGCAGCTGCCAAGGAGTGGAGGACAAGGTGAAGGACCAGGGGCAGAGGTAGGTGGGGCCAGGACCCGAAGCCAGAAGAGGCCAAACCAAAGAGGGCCTGGCCGCATCCCAAGCTCAGCAGCTCCAACACTCCCAGCCCTTTGCGTCTGTGGGCCCAGGTCATGCTCCCTCCttgcacttgaggccaggcacgcaAACCACAGTGGGAAGAAATTCCTCCAAGGAATCAAGGCCTTCAAGAATAGGGTCCAAGATTCTTGTGACTACAGGGCCCTGCTCAGGCAGGCTGGCCACCCACAGCAGGTTCTGAGGGGAAGCCCCGGCTCGGGCACCCTGCGGGGCATAGGCTCAGCAAAATCAACTGCGGGTCTGGGATCAGGCCATTACCTTCTTCTCCTGGGTCCCTCAGAGGTTCTGACTGACGCCCGAAAGAGTACAGGAGAACAGGGCCAGCCGAGCACAGAACTGCACGCAGGGCGGCTCCTCTGTGGTGGCAGTCGAAGGAGCCCAGGGGCAGGGGGCAGGCCCAGCTGCCTGGGCAGCAGGTTTTCCTTGAAGGCCAGGACATGCCCCTTAGGTCAGTCTCTGGGGTCCTCCTCCAGGGTCTCAGGCTGGGGCAGCCTCTGCTCTCCCCAGGCCTGTGAGGGGCAGACCATCTCTGGACTCAGGAACCATGGCCAGGTTGGGGGTCACGTGAGCTGGGCTTCCCTCCTCTCTGCTTCCTCCAACTCCCTTGCCAGGCCTTGGTCCGCTGACAATCTTGAGATGTGTTTCCCACTCCGCTCCTCCCTGGTGATCTCATCCACTCCCGCTCTCAGTGACCCTGGTGCTAAGTGTTCCCAAGCCTGTGTCTGCAGACTAGACTTCTCCCTGCGAACCCAGCGGCCCCGAGGCATCTCCCCTGAAATCCTGCATCCAACACTGAATCCCCATTGCCCCGACCTGCTCTTTGTCCATGCACCCAGCAACCAAGCCAGAAGCCAGGGCGGTTTTTTCTGATACCTACCTATTCCCCATATCCAAAGTCAACAGGTCCTATCAGCAATTCCTCCCTCCTGTCTCAGAGTCTGTTCCTATGTCACACCTTAGTCAGGTCTTATCACCTTCTCCCAGTGTCTCCCCCGAATCCATCTCTGCACAGCAGCcagaatgacttttcttttttttttttttttttttttttgagatggagtctcgcgctgtgtcacccaggctggagtgcagtggcgcgatctcggctcactgcaagctccgcctcccaggttcacaccattctcctgcctcagcctctgagtagctgggactacaggcgccggccaccacgcccggctagttttttgtatttttagtagagacgcggtttcaccatgttagccaggatggtctcgatctcctgacctcatgatccacccgcctcggcctcccaaagtgctgggattacaggcttgagccaccgcgcccggcccagaatgaCTTTTCTATCATGATTATGTCATGCCCTTGCACAAAAAAAGTCCACAGATGAGCCTCCATGGTTCTCGGGTTGAAGTGTGAGCTTGGCATCCAAGACCCTAACAGATCCAGTCCACTCTTGGGCTTCCTCACTACCATGGGCACCTCTCAGACACTACACTCAAGTCCTCCTCAATCTCCCGCCAAGCACCTCACTACATTTGCCAATGCCTCACTTCCCTTCTGTACCAGCTCATTCCTCAAAGGCTGACACTGTACTTGGGGAACACATGGGGGCGGCTGCCTGGCTCATGAGAACTGCCTCTTGTCTGAGAATGATCTGGAACAAACAGATAGGTTCCCAAAACCATGTCCCTTGGACTCACAGCAGATTATGCTTTAAGCCCCTGTATACTTGACCAAAGCTAGGCCAAACTGATTCTCTTGTCTGAGCACTTGAAACTTGGAATTGAGAGTTTGGAAGTCCTGGTTATAGAGAGTCCCATCAGTGCCCCTAAATAACAGGATGCTAGATGTGAAATGCCTGACCTCTGGCTGCTGGGACTGCCTGCTTCCTGCTGTCCCTTTGATTCTATGCAACAGCCAGGATTCTCCCCCAAACTCCTTTCTATTGCTTGCAATTAAAAATAGCTTAACTCAAGTCTTTTCCATCTTAAAACTAGCTCCCTTGTGCAAGAATCTGAGGATACAGAATAAGACACAGCCTGGGGCCTCAGGGAGCTCCCAGTTTAGCTATGGGGGCAGGCATAGTAAGGGGCAAGTACAAACTGTCACAGAGATTAAAATaagcctgtaaatcccagcactttgggaggcagaggcacgagGATTACTaaagtctaggagttcaagacaagcctgggtgatacagtgagacgccatctctacagaaaatagccatgcacagtggcacatgcatgtattcccagctacttgggaggctgagatgggaggatcacttaagcacaggaggtcgaggctacagtgagctgtgataccCCCACCATactgcagcttgggtgatagagaaagaccctgtgtcaaaaaaaaaaaaaagaaataaaagatggccaggtgcggtggctcacacctgtaatcctaccactttgggaggccgagtcaccttttggagggcagatcacctgaggtcagcagtttgagaccaacctggccagtatggaaaaaccccatctctactaaaaatacaaaaattagctgggtgtggtggtgggtgcctgtaatcccagctacttgggaggctgaggtgggagaatcgcttgaacatgggaggtggaggttgcagtgagccaagattgcgccactgcactccagcctgggcaacaagaccaagactctatctcaaaacaaacaaaaagatgaaaacaaaatgtggacAGGACAATACTAGAGAAGGGCTCATGGAAGGTGTTGTGGAGGGGGGAACATCTGAGCAGTGTCTTCTAGCTCTGAGAGATAAAGCCCagctccagaaaaataaaaatgagtgacaattttttatttttattcaaaatgaaaatagatttatTAATTCCTGTGAAAAACATATTATAACCAGATTACCCACTTTATTTATAGGAAAACAATTCATTAAgaagctggctgggcacagtggctcacgcctgtaatcccagcactttgggaagccaaggcaggcagattacctgacgtcaagagtttgagaccatcctggccaacatggcgaaaccccgtctctactaaaaatataaaaattagtggccaggtgcagtggcttatgcctgtaatcccagcactttgggaggccgaggcaggtggatcatgaaatcaggagatcgagaccatcctggctaacacagtgaaaccctgtctctactaaaaatacaaaaaattagccgggcgtggtagcagacacctgcaatcccagctacttgggaggctgaggcaggagaatcacttgaacctgggaggcggaggttgcaatgagccaagacgtgccattgcgctccagcctgggcaacagagtgagactccatctcaggagaaaaaaaagaaaaatgaaaaaagaaaaaatgaagcttGGCACTGGTTTTCACCTGCACAAATGTTACCATCTGGGCATATTTGAAATGCTGGCAGGTAGGCAGGCCATCACAGTCATAGAGGATTTAGGAGAAGAGTAGCATAGGCAGGGGGACCAATGTGAGCAAAGGTGCCTGGGGAAACTGCATGGCAAGTGGTGGGAGGGAGAATAACATTTAGTTCGAGAGTAAAGTAGgggaaggcaagaaaagaaaccAAGAGGCCCGGAGGCATGATCACAGAGGGCCTTATATCCACACTCAAGCCTTTGTTTGGCTTTATCCTGAGAACAGCAGGGAACCATTGAGAGTTATTGAGCAAGGGAGGGTCATTGTCACTTTGCTGGCTAGTGTCAGGAAAGTGAGGTTTACTCCATCCCTGACCAACCTTTAAGCCCCAGCCACCTCTGTCCCTGAGGTTCGAGGAACCCCCGTGTCATAACCACTGTCCTTAAGCTGTCAGGCATGGAGGGAATGGGGAGGGTCCAAAGATGGGAGCTCAGAGGGAGAAGTTGTCCCTGCTACCCTCTGTCCCCAGCTCGCCAGTCCCAGGCTGAATGTAATTGTCCTCGATGAagccatcatcatcctcatcttcAGCCACCTGTGGGTGGCCCCCCCTTCCTGTCCCAGGCAGTGGGCGGTGCCGGTAGCTGGCATGGTATCGGCGGCAGAGGTGGCATTTGGCAGCCAGTGCGATGAGGAGCGAGAGGACCACAGCCCCCAGCACAAATCCTACCAGCACAGGCCACGCCCGAGCCCCAGTGCCTGGGCCAGGGGCCACAGCAGATGCTGTGGGGAGCTCCGAGGGCCCCACAAGTGCTGCAGAGAAAGGGATAGCATTATAGGTGGGCCCCAGAGGGGGCTCCCTGGAGAAACCAACAGGAGTGCGGGTAGggtccttcccccaaccccagcctctAAGGGGAAGCCCCTCACCCCCATCATCCTCCCACTGTCACTCACTTTTGTTTGTCTCATTCATGGAGGGGCCTGATGACACCAGTGAGTCTCAGCCTCAACCAGAAAGAGCCCTGGCTCTGAGGACGCCCCCAGATGCCAGGCAGCCCCAGGGCACAAGTCCTAGAAAATAACGTAGGTATGGGTGTCAGGGACGGTCACAGGGTGCACTTTCCAGGTCACACTCACAGCCATGGTAGTGCTGCACAAACTCTGGGGACTGGACAACTGACCACACCAGTTGTCCACAGAAGAGAAACAAGCTGAGCCTACAGAAACTGGCTATTTGTAAGGGACCATCACAGGGTTTTGCTCTGgaagatgctaaaaaaaaaaaaaataactaaattgtaGAACTTACTGAGCATTCCTTGTAATTCAAGCACCAGGCATCATGCTCACAAAACCCAGTAAGGTAGGTATAAAcattatccccactttatagatgagggcTCTGAGGCGGAAAAAGGTGAACTGACTCAACCAAAGTCCTCAGATTCCAACCCAGAGCCCAGTCTGTTGCACTGCTTGGTAAGCTAAGGATGGGAGACAGGAGCAGAGGCGGGTCCTGGCTCCCAAAGGTCAGAAAACAGCAATTGCTTGGAGCTACCCAGCCAAAGCGGAGACTACATATGGGGAGAGTGATGCAAGTCCCAACTGAGGACAGGGGCCCTGGACACAGCCAGTGCAGCCCTGGCCCTTCTGCCTCTAAGTTGAAAGCAGCTGCTGCCCACCTCTACTCTCAGCCCTTCAAGCAAATCCCT
Protein-coding regions in this window:
- the C1H1orf210 gene encoding type III endosome membrane protein TEMP gives rise to the protein MNETNKTLVGPSELPTASAVAPGPGTGARAWPVLVGFVLGAVVLSLLIALAAKCHLCRRYHASYRHRPLPGTGRGGHPQVAEDEDDDGFIEDNYIQPGTGELGTEGSRDNFSL